In Roseibium algicola, the DNA window AGAGGCCGCGCGCATCACCGAGGTGCCTTCCGGCACCGTGACCTCGAAGCCATCGATGGTCAGTGTGACCGGAGCGCCTTCCTTTGCCGGAGTGCCCATGTCGCGATCGTCATGGATGTTGGCGAGATCCGTCATTCGGCGGCCTCCTTCTGGCGGGCAAAATCTTTAGGGAAGTGGGTAAGGGCGCTCATGACCGGATAGGGCGTGAACCCACCGAGGGCACATAGCGAGCCGTCTTTCATCGTGTCGCAGAGATCCGTCAGGAGGTGGACAGCCCCTGCATCGCCAGCATCGATCCGGTCGATTGTCTCGACACCGCGCACGGCGCCGATCCGGCACGGTGTGCATTTGCCACAACTTTCCACAGCGCAGAATTCCATGGCGAAGCGGGCCATCTTCAGCATGTCCGCCCTGTCATCGAAGACGACAATGCCGGCGTGTCCGATGAGGCCACCCTGGCCGTCGAATTCTTCATAACCGAACGGCGTGTTGAACTTGGAGACGGGCATATACGCCCCGAGGGGGCCACCAACCTGGACAGCCTTGACCGGCCGGCCACTGGCGGTGCCACCGGCAATATCGTTGATCAGCTCACCCAGAGGCATGCCGAAAGCGGTCTCGAAAAGACCGCCGTAGCGGACATTGCCTGCGATCTGGATCGGCATGGTGCCCTTGGAGCGGCCGAGGCCGAACCCGGCATAGAACTCCGCGCCTTTTTCCATAATGACCGGAACAGTTGCCAGCGAGAGCACGTTGTTGACGACGGTCGGCTTGCCGAAGAGGCCTTCAAGCGCCGGCAGCGGCGGCTTGGCCCGCACGATACCGCGCTTGCCTTCCAGGCTGTTGAGGAGGGACGTTTCCTCACCGCACACGTATGCGCCTGCGCCAGTGCGAATTTCCAGGTCGAAAGCCTTGCCGGAACCGAGAACGTTTGTGCCGAGCAGGCCGGCCTTGAGACCGATCCTGACAGCAGCTTCCATGACTGCGATGGCGTCCGGATACTCGGAGCGAATATAGACGAAGCCCTTTGTAGCCCCTGTGGCGAGGCCGGCGATGATCATGCCTTCGATCAGCGTGAAGGGATCGCCTTCCATGAGCATGCGGTCGGCGAAGGTGCCGCTGTCACCTTCGTCTGCGTTGCAGACAATGTATTTGCGCGCAGAAACTGCCTTACGGACCGTGTCCCACTTGATGCCCGTGGGAAACCCTGCGCCACCACGGCCGCGCAGGCCGGAGTTGGTGACTTCCGCAACGATCTCTTCTTCACCGAGAGCAAGAGCGCGTTTCAGGCCGACAAGTCCGCCATGGGCTTCGTATTCGGCGAGGCTGAGCGGATCGATCAGGCCGCAACGGGCAAAAGTCAGCCGGGTCTGGCGGGCGAAAAAGGGGATGTCTTCCACCGTGCCGAGACTTTCCAGCGTGCCGTCCAGAAGAGAAGGAACGTCTTCGGCTGTGACGGCGCCAAAAGCCTTGCGGGTGCCGTCGGTTTCGATTTCGACAAGCGGTTCCAGCCAGATCATGCCACGGCTGCCATTGCGCACCACGGTGACATCGAGACCACGGTTGCCGGCTTCGATTTGAATTGCTGCGGCAACTTCATCGGCACCCAGTGCCTTGGCAGCGCTGTCGAGGGGAACGAAGATCTTCATGCACCGGCCTCCTGGAGGATACGCGTCATGCGATCTTCGGTGACACGGCCGATGACCTTGCCGTCCACCATCGCGGCAGGGGCGCAGGCACACAGGCCGAGGCAGTAGACAGGTTCGAGAGTGACGGCACCGTTGCGGGTTGTGCCGTGCCAGTCCAGGCCGAGTTTGGCCAGAACCGCCTCGCCAAGGGCTTCGCCGCCGACGGCCTGGCAGGCCTCTGCCCGGCAGATCTTGACGACGTGGCGCCCGGCGGGGGCCTTGCGGAAATCATGGTAGAAGGAGATGACGCCGTGAACTTCCGCCTTGGAGAGATTGAGCGCCTCTGCAATCAGCTCGACCGCTGCCTGGGGCACATAGCCGAATTCCGCCTGCAAGCCGTGCAGCATGGGCAGAAGTGGACCTTCCAAGGTAATAAAATCTTCCATCACGGCCGAGATCTGTTCGGCCGTGGGCTCTCCCGTCGCATACGGCATGCGCGTCCTCCCGTATATTTCGAGGCGCATCACACCATTAAGTTTGATTTGATATCAATAATGATTTTCCGTTGATCGATTGGAAATCATGATCGAAGATGATTTGACCGTTTCGGCTAACTTCCGGTCAGACCTCGGAAATACGCCTTGCTTCGGACAGAAGAGCCCGCAAAACCGGGGTGTGCGGTTCGCGATAGGGGGCCACGAGGCCGACAGTGTGACCGGTGTGAACGCCGACAAGAGGGATCGTCTTCAAGGGTTTTCCGGCTGTCAGAAATTCTGCGAGATCCGCTGGCAGGACGGTTATCCAGCCACCGTCCAGCACATTTGCCACCAGCACGACCGTGGAATTGGACTCAATCCGGGCTTCCGGCATGATTCCGGCTTCGCCGAAATGACGGTTGATGATCCGCCGGTTCTGCATGTCGGGCGTCAGGAGGCAGATCCGTTCCTCAGCCAGCTCCTTCCATTTGACCGACTTTCTGCCCGCGAAGGACGAAGCTTCATTGCATACCAGCATATAGCTTTCATTGTAGAGCGGTTCGGTGCTGACCCTGCCGGTCGGTTCGTTGTCGAGGTAGGAAATGCCGGCATCGATATCGAGGTTCTCCAGCATCGACAGGATTTCCATCGAATTTCGCGACAGGATGGTGAAACGCACGTTCGGGTGCTTGTTACCGAACCATGTCGTCAGTTTGGCTGCCCAGGTGAGGGCGGTCGGGATGACGGCTATGCGCAACTGTCCCGTCAGGCCGTCGCGGGAGAACCGCATCTCCTCGCGCAACTGGCGGGCATCCCCCACGATCTGACGAGCCCAGACCAGGGCACGCTGGCCTTCCGGTGTCAGACCGCCGAACCGGGAGCCTCTGAAAAACAGCTGAACACCAAGCTGATCCTCAAGCTGCTTGATGCCGGTCGAGAGCGTCGGCTGGGCGATGCCGAGGCTTTCGGCCGCACGGCCGAAATGTTCTTCCCGGGCCACGGCAAGAAACATCTCCAGCTTTTCGATCATCACAAAGGCTCCGAACCGGTCAGTAGTGGGTAGGTCCTTGCTTCATGACATTTGACCAGGGGAATTGAAAGTGGTGTTTTCAATCAGAATTTTCGATCGATGTTTACTCGCAGCTGCCCACGCCAGGTTGAACAATCTCGCTTGCGTTGCCGCCACCTGCTAAAGGTTGGCCATGAGTGGCACGGTCAGATTTGAAAAATGGCATCACCGGATCGACGCAGCGGAAAATGCGCTGATCTTTCCGGATGGTTGCCGGGATGTGCTGGTGGTGCGTGAGCAGGGCAAGCGGGAAAAGGTTCTACTGACGGACCTCGATTTCCAGCCGCGCATCGCCGAACTCGCGGCCGGGACGCATATCACGGGGTTCCGGTTGCGCCCGGGTGGCGTCGTTGAGGACGAGGTTCTTCAGGCCATTGAACGCGACTGCGAACGAGTGGAAGACATCCTTGGCAACGCACTTGACGAGACCAATGACCTGGATGACGTGATCGTTGCCCTGACGTTGCCACAGTCGACCGTCGAGCGGGCATCGAAACAGGCAGGCGTGTCGGTGAGAACGTTGCAGAGGCGGTTTCGGGAGCAGGGCCTGCCTCCACCGGAATACTGGCGCTTGCTCGCGCGAGCGCGCAGGGCTGCAGGACTGCTGGCGACGGAGGTACCGCTGGTGGAGATCGCTGCTGTGTGCGGTTTCAGCGATCAGGCCCATATGACGCGCGACCTGCGGCGCTGGTTCGGACGGTCACCGGCGCAATTGCGCCGGGACCCCGATAACCTGTCGCTGTTGTCTCAACCAGCACTGGGCAACTGGATCGGCGAGCAGATCTCCACGAGGTAGCCGAAAGGATCGCTCACATAGGATGTGATCTGCCCCCAGGGTTCCTCGCGTGCATCCTGCAACTTGTTTGCACCGGCGGCGACTGCACGGGCAAGGGAGGCTGCAACGTCATCCGTCTCGAACGCCAGTTCGAACACAGGTGCCTTCGGTTCGGGGGTGCCGGGTGTCTTTCCGAGCTGGTTCATCAGTGCTTTGGATGAGAACGCGAGCTTTGTCTCGCCCGTCGCGAGTTCGCCGTAGTCTCCGGATTCATGAAGGAATAGACGTTCCAGTCCGAAGGCCTTCTCGTAAAAGTCGAGAGCAGCGGCGACATTCTCGACGTAGAGGATGGTGTATCTCAGAATCACTTGGGTCTCCCGGTCGGTTGGTTTGGCGCCAGCCATAGAAGGTTGGTGCAAGGCCGTCTTGAAGGATCACGACATCAGAGCCGATTGTCAGTCTGCCAGGATGCCGGCCAATAGCTTACGGGTCGCTGCTTCATACGCTCTTCTGTCGCCGCCATTTGCGATTGCCAGCGCCGCGCGGTCGAACGCGGAAGAGAGCAGGTCCGCCAAAGGCTCCAGGGGAATATCTTTCAGTGCACCGTGATTGGCTGCATGCCGCAGGCCTTCCAGAAGCGTGGCACCGCCGGTCTGGCGATCGATCTCCGCCATTTCCGACAGGCCGAGCACTGTCGGTCCTTCCAGCAGCATGATCCTTGCCCGGCCCGCAACGGACATGGCCGAGAAATAGGCGCTGGCGCCGGACATGAAGGCATCGAGCGGTGTCTGGCCCGTGTTCGTCTGGCTGTTGATTTCCGCCGCGATCGCTTCCGATTCCTGGTGAACCAGCGCCTGCATCAGGTCTGCCTTGTCGGCGAAGTGATGATAGAGCGCGCCGCGGGTGACGTCTGCCGCCTTGACGATCTCAGGTGTTCCGGTTTCCGCATAGCCCTTTTCAACGATCAGCGCCCTTGCCGCATCCAGCAGGGCCTTGCGCGTTTCCGCGCGCCTTTCCGCCTGTGTACGGCGTTCGCCTGACTTCTCGGGGTTTTTGTCTTGCATACATGCAGCCTGTATGTTAGTTGAAAAATACATACAGACTGTATGTCTTTTTGTTGCGATTGGAAAGTCTCGGAAACAGCCGAAGGCCGGATGGAACAGGCAATCCACATCCGAAATTGGCGAGGAACAGGAGAAAAACGATGAAATGCACCCAGTATTATCCGGTTCTCATGACCGACAAGGTCGCGGAGACTACCCGGTTCTATTCGGAAAATTTCCGCTTCAAGCCGATGTTTGAAGCCGACTGGTACGTGCACCTGCAGTCGGAGGAGGACGAAAGCGTCAATCTCGCGATCCTCGACCAGAACCACGAAACCATTCCGGAAGCCGGTCGTGGCCGGGGCGCAGGAGGACTTCTGCTGAATTTCGAGGTTGAGGATGTTGATGCGGTTTATGAGGCCGCCCAGGCGAACAGGTTACCCATTCTGCAGGTGCTGCGGGACGAGGCCTTTGGCCAGCGCCATTTCATCACGTGTGATCCGAACGGAGTGCTGATCGACGTGATCAAGCCAATCCCGCCCAGCGAAGAGTTCCTGAAGCAGTTTGCCGCTGAAGCTGTGCCTGCCTGACGGGGTGCAGTCATGCTGGTGAATGCGTCCGGAGTGAGGGAAGTCTCCCACTGCTGTGATCCGCTTCGGAGTAGGCCGGCATGAAAGAGGCGTGGCCGGAAACCCGGCCACGCCTCGTCATTTTCAAGACTGACTGTTGATGCGTCAGGAGGAAACCGGCGGACAGGAGCTACCCTGTTCAGCGCGCGATTTCAGACCTTGGAGGCTCTGCATCGTGTTCGGGTTGCCCGGCAGAACGAAGCTCTGCTCAAGCGCCGTGCGCACGTTGTTGATCACGGCAAGATCCTGAACAGCCAGCGTCTGGCAAGGCGTTCCGGTAAAGCGAACCCGGATGCGGATCACGCGCTGGCCGTTGTCGGATGGGCCGAATTCGGAATCGAGCGCCGGGTTCGCGCCGGTCATCGGCCGTTCCAGAACCACCATGTTCGGCTGGTCCTGCAGTACGACGGTGCCGCGTTCCTGGGCACTGGAGACCAGTGCGGACCGCACGCTTGCCGGATCGGCTGCGATATTTACCGATTGCGCGCCGGCCGGCACGTCCAGCCTTGGCTGGTCCGGCTGTGTGGGGCGCTGAGAGGACCCGGACTGGCAGGCGGCAAGAGCAAGAGCGCAAAAAGCGGATAAAACGATACGTCGCATGGGCAGTCCCAAGGTTAAAATGGTCAACTTAAGAGCCGGTCTAGAACACGTCTTCACAAAGCACAAGAAAACTGCATGTGACCGCCACCATCTTCTGCCAGTAAACTGACATAACACTCCTAACGAAGCCTTGTGGCTTCACGGGGGCAGGGATTTCAATCGGTGAAGGTCAGAATGTATCGCCTGTCTTGAAACCGCCACCACCAAAACTTCCACCGCCTTTGAAACCACCACCGCCGAAGCCGCCACTGCTACCGGACCGTTTGCCGGAACTTCCGCCAAAGCCGCCACCGAAGCCTCCCATGGACTTGGGAAGACCCGAACCGTTGGGGAACGCGACCTGGCGTCCCTTCGGTTTGCGGCGCTTGTGCGAACGCTCCGCGCGGGCCCAGTATTCGGCACCGGTAATCGCACCCTTGACCAACTCGCCCAACAGGACGGTTGTCAGCTTCTCGTCGGAGAAGGTGGACTCCCAGCT includes these proteins:
- a CDS encoding formate dehydrogenase beta subunit, encoding MKIFVPLDSAAKALGADEVAAAIQIEAGNRGLDVTVVRNGSRGMIWLEPLVEIETDGTRKAFGAVTAEDVPSLLDGTLESLGTVEDIPFFARQTRLTFARCGLIDPLSLAEYEAHGGLVGLKRALALGEEEIVAEVTNSGLRGRGGAGFPTGIKWDTVRKAVSARKYIVCNADEGDSGTFADRMLMEGDPFTLIEGMIIAGLATGATKGFVYIRSEYPDAIAVMEAAVRIGLKAGLLGTNVLGSGKAFDLEIRTGAGAYVCGEETSLLNSLEGKRGIVRAKPPLPALEGLFGKPTVVNNVLSLATVPVIMEKGAEFYAGFGLGRSKGTMPIQIAGNVRYGGLFETAFGMPLGELINDIAGGTASGRPVKAVQVGGPLGAYMPVSKFNTPFGYEEFDGQGGLIGHAGIVVFDDRADMLKMARFAMEFCAVESCGKCTPCRIGAVRGVETIDRIDAGDAGAVHLLTDLCDTMKDGSLCALGGFTPYPVMSALTHFPKDFARQKEAAE
- a CDS encoding formate dehydrogenase subunit gamma, which gives rise to MPYATGEPTAEQISAVMEDFITLEGPLLPMLHGLQAEFGYVPQAAVELIAEALNLSKAEVHGVISFYHDFRKAPAGRHVVKICRAEACQAVGGEALGEAVLAKLGLDWHGTTRNGAVTLEPVYCLGLCACAPAAMVDGKVIGRVTEDRMTRILQEAGA
- a CDS encoding LysR family transcriptional regulator; its protein translation is MIEKLEMFLAVAREEHFGRAAESLGIAQPTLSTGIKQLEDQLGVQLFFRGSRFGGLTPEGQRALVWARQIVGDARQLREEMRFSRDGLTGQLRIAVIPTALTWAAKLTTWFGNKHPNVRFTILSRNSMEILSMLENLDIDAGISYLDNEPTGRVSTEPLYNESYMLVCNEASSFAGRKSVKWKELAEERICLLTPDMQNRRIINRHFGEAGIMPEARIESNSTVVLVANVLDGGWITVLPADLAEFLTAGKPLKTIPLVGVHTGHTVGLVAPYREPHTPVLRALLSEARRISEV
- a CDS encoding helix-turn-helix domain-containing protein yields the protein MSGTVRFEKWHHRIDAAENALIFPDGCRDVLVVREQGKREKVLLTDLDFQPRIAELAAGTHITGFRLRPGGVVEDEVLQAIERDCERVEDILGNALDETNDLDDVIVALTLPQSTVERASKQAGVSVRTLQRRFREQGLPPPEYWRLLARARRAAGLLATEVPLVEIAAVCGFSDQAHMTRDLRRWFGRSPAQLRRDPDNLSLLSQPALGNWIGEQISTR
- a CDS encoding VOC family protein, translating into MILRYTILYVENVAAALDFYEKAFGLERLFLHESGDYGELATGETKLAFSSKALMNQLGKTPGTPEPKAPVFELAFETDDVAASLARAVAAGANKLQDAREEPWGQITSYVSDPFGYLVEICSPIQLPSAG
- a CDS encoding TetR/AcrR family transcriptional regulator; translated protein: MQDKNPEKSGERRTQAERRAETRKALLDAARALIVEKGYAETGTPEIVKAADVTRGALYHHFADKADLMQALVHQESEAIAAEINSQTNTGQTPLDAFMSGASAYFSAMSVAGRARIMLLEGPTVLGLSEMAEIDRQTGGATLLEGLRHAANHGALKDIPLEPLADLLSSAFDRAALAIANGGDRRAYEAATRKLLAGILAD
- a CDS encoding VOC family protein, whose protein sequence is MKCTQYYPVLMTDKVAETTRFYSENFRFKPMFEADWYVHLQSEEDESVNLAILDQNHETIPEAGRGRGAGGLLLNFEVEDVDAVYEAAQANRLPILQVLRDEAFGQRHFITCDPNGVLIDVIKPIPPSEEFLKQFAAEAVPA